One Agrobacterium larrymoorei genomic window, GTGGGGGACCTTTTGCTGAGCCTTGATGGCACCGCGGTTCGTGCCAGCCTCGGCATTGTGGACAGCACGCTTGCGCAACTTTATGCGCGACGCGCAAGACTGAAAGCCGAGCGTGTCGGCAAGGAAAGTTTTACGGCGGAGGATCTGGCCGCCGAGTCTGTCGATATCGATGCCAATCGCAGCTTGATCGATGGTGAGCTCCAGCTGTTTGCCACACGCCAGTCCGCTCTTGTCGGCATGAAAAAGCAGTTGAAAGAACGCAAGAACCAGCTTGCCGAAGAGATTTTCGGGATAGGCGAGCAGATCAAGTCGATCGATAACGGCTTATCGATTATCGATGAAGAATATAAAGCGACGAATTCACTCTACGCACAGCAACTCGTCACCATGCAGCGGGTGAACGTGTTGAAACGCCAGCGTGTTGATCTGGAGGGAAGCCGCGGTGAGCGCGTTGCCGCCCGCGCGCAGGCGGAAGGGAAGATCAGCGAGATCGATCTTCAGATTCTCCAGCTCGATGAGGATCGGCGCACGGAAAACGCGAAGGAACTGACGCAGGTTGAATCCGATATTGCCCAATCGGAGGAGCGCCGGGTTGCATTGCAGGACCAGCTGAAGCGCCTGGAGCTACATGCACCGATGGATGGGCGCATCTATCAGATGACGGTTCACACCGTCGGCGGGATCGTTAATCCGGGCGATGCCTTGATGTTGCTGGCACCCGATGCGCGCGCCCTAACCGTGGAAGCGAAGATCGCTACACGGAACATCGATCAGATTTTCCCCGGACAGTCAGTCAACATTCGCTTCGCGGCATTCGATCAGAGAACGACGCCTGAAGTTGCCGGAACGGTATCCTCGATTTCCCCTGATGCGGTGACGGATCAGCGAAGCGGCCTAACCTACTACCCCATCCGGATTTTACCTGATGACGAGGGCGTCAAAAAACTGCAGGGATTGACGTTGTATCCGGGTATGCCCGCAGAAGTCTTCATAAAGATCGCAGACCGATCTGTGATATCCTATTTCTCGAAACCGCTTATGGACCAAATCAACCATACTTTCCGAGAGGATTAAGCAAATTCGTTGCGCAGCCTCTTCCAAGGAGGAGGCTGTCAGAATTTACGAGTTGTGCTGTAAAGGAACATGGAGCGGAGCTAGTATTGGGGAAGCAAATTTGCTACCTCAATAGAAAGCATAGTTCGCGTTTGAATTTTGAGAGATCATTCATGGCCGTTCGTCGCAGAATTTTAGGAATTACTCTCTTTCTCGCATCGGCAGCGCCGTTCGCCCATGTTGCATATGCTGCGGATTACATCGAGTCAGGCTCGGCTCGCTCGTCAAGCTACCAGAGCTCGTACGTGCGCTATTCCGCAGAGGATTGTTCTAATCTGCTGATCATCGACGATTCCGGGCGGCGGGTCGTCAGATTGTGCCATCCGCCCCTCAATCTCGATCCTCGCGGCAACTTCGAACCTGGCTCATCTGGCGGAACCAGCATCACCTATAGCAGCTCTTCGACCGTCGTAAACTGAACGGCTGATAGCGGCAATTATGCCATTTGCGATTTTCCAATCGCGGTTTTCGCTTATGATGACTGCGTTTTCGACGCTTGTTCAGGCACATATCGGAAAACTATGTGTCTGTTTTCATCGTAACGGCATAGCCCGAAACTCTCCTCTTACTGGCCATAGTAAGAGCATCACATTTTTTACCAAAGCAATTGCCGGGTGTTTTGTTGCGCGGATAAAATGCAACTAGATAAAATGCGAACAATCCGACTAAATCGCCCTTAAAAGCCCAATGCTACAAACAGGCCATCAAAAAACGAAATATGCGAGGTCAGCATATCATGATGGCAGGTCGATTTATCAAAGTAGCGGGCACCGCCCTTGCTTTAATTTTGAGTGGAAATGTTGCAAACGCAGCCTCTCCGGCCGGAATGGGCCGGTCGCTTCACTTGCCTCCGGCAAGTTCATTTATCAGCACCTCGCGCGCGACGCTCGCGCCATTTGCTTTCGTTCGCTTCTGCCGCAGCAATCAGGCGGACTGCGCCGCGGAAAGCGGTGAGTCGATTGTCAACCTGACGGCAGAAAATCGCCGGAAGCTGCAGTCCGTCAACTCGTCTGTTAATCGCTCCATCAAGCCGGTCAATGACTCTCAATCGCAAGGAGATGTCTGGGCTGCAGACGTCACTTCGGGGGATTGCGAAGATTTCGCGCTGACGAAACGCCGCCACCTTATTGCTCAGGGTTGGCCAGCACGCAGCCTTAGGATTGCCGTAGCACGAACCAGATCCGGCGAAGGACACGCCGTGTTGGTGGTCAAAACCTCGGAAGGCGATCTCGTTCTCGATAACCGGTTTTCCGCCATACGTGCCTGGGATAAGACTGATCTTATCTGGGAGAAGATTCAGTCCGGAGAAAATCCCCGCCTCTGGTTCGACATTTAAATCAAACGGAAGATGCTGGGCCTCTGTTGTTGAGGCCCGGTATCAAAA contains:
- a CDS encoding HlyD family type I secretion periplasmic adaptor subunit; translated protein: MNVPSQKSLRRHVFGVVSLSIILVGGLGGWAATAKLSNAVIGDGTVVIDDNAKKIQHLTGGIVSEIAVKEGSHVKVGDLLLSLDGTAVRASLGIVDSTLAQLYARRARLKAERVGKESFTAEDLAAESVDIDANRSLIDGELQLFATRQSALVGMKKQLKERKNQLAEEIFGIGEQIKSIDNGLSIIDEEYKATNSLYAQQLVTMQRVNVLKRQRVDLEGSRGERVAARAQAEGKISEIDLQILQLDEDRRTENAKELTQVESDIAQSEERRVALQDQLKRLELHAPMDGRIYQMTVHTVGGIVNPGDALMLLAPDARALTVEAKIATRNIDQIFPGQSVNIRFAAFDQRTTPEVAGTVSSISPDAVTDQRSGLTYYPIRILPDDEGVKKLQGLTLYPGMPAEVFIKIADRSVISYFSKPLMDQINHTFRED
- a CDS encoding transglutaminase-like cysteine peptidase gives rise to the protein MMAGRFIKVAGTALALILSGNVANAASPAGMGRSLHLPPASSFISTSRATLAPFAFVRFCRSNQADCAAESGESIVNLTAENRRKLQSVNSSVNRSIKPVNDSQSQGDVWAADVTSGDCEDFALTKRRHLIAQGWPARSLRIAVARTRSGEGHAVLVVKTSEGDLVLDNRFSAIRAWDKTDLIWEKIQSGENPRLWFDI